In Silene latifolia isolate original U9 population chromosome 3, ASM4854445v1, whole genome shotgun sequence, a single window of DNA contains:
- the LOC141648879 gene encoding UDP-glycosyltransferase 84B2-like — protein sequence MSSSIETHILMVSLFYQGHINPMLRFAKLLNSKGIHVTLATTEHARNRMQNGSWQSDNLIDYEYFGDGLEMDVNRDKNLDILLGEYLPRDGAKNLSSLIDFLQGKGKKFSCIIGNCFVPWVASVSKTYNIPCGMLWVQSCATYTISYHYFKNSPNFPSLSDPNNIVEIQGLPLLKVGDLPTYVLPSTPPHFRNVVKSTINTLDQFDWIFGSSFQEIEETFVNCMANYKPISLIGPLVPPTMFEKQEHEKDDNELCMNWLDKQTPSSVIYIALGSISVLSQGETEAIASVLEKDTQRHFLWVRKEAENGWGRKMGELPNEFSEKTKDRGLIVPWCCQEKVLMHPSINCFLTHCGWNSTLEAITGGIPVIAYPDWTDQVTNAKLLVDVFKVGVRMRKCDKNGELEKKEVERCIFEVTQGPNALYMKNQAIMWKKAAKDAIFPNGSSYKIIDNFINEIKGNVA from the coding sequence ATGTCTTCAAGCATTGAAACTCACATTTTAATGGTCTCATTATTTTATCAAGGGCACATAAATCCCATGCTCCGTTTTGCTAAGCTTCTTAACTCAAAAGGCATCCATGTAACCCTGGCCACAACTGAACACGCACGCAACCGCATGCAAAACGGGTCATGGCAATCTGATAACCTCATAGACTATGAGTATTTCGGAGATGGACTTGAGATGGATGTTAACCGCGACAAGAACCTAGACATTTTATTAGGAGAGTACCTTCCAAGAGATGGAGCGAAAAATCTTTCAAGTTTAATTGATTTTCTCCAAGGTAAGGGCAAAAAGTTCTCATGCATCATTGGTAATTGTTTTGTACCATGGGTAGCCAGTGTTTCAAAGACCTATAATATCCCTTGTGGTATGTTATGGGTCCAATCTTGTGCAACATATACTATATCctaccattatttcaaaaattcaCCTAATTTTCCATCATTAAGTGACCCAAATAACATAGTTGAGATACAAGGGTTGCCCTTGCTTAAGGTGGGTGATCTTCCAACTTATGTCCTTCCGTCAACCCCTCCCCATTTTCGGAACGTGGTCAAATCAACAATCAATACCCTAGATCAATTTGATTGGATTTTTGGAAGTTCATTCCAAGAAATAGAGGAAACTTTTGTAAACTGTATGGCTAATTACAAGCCAATTAGCTTAATTGGACCATTAGTCCCACCaacaatgtttgaaaaacaagaaCACGAAAAAGATGATAATGAACTTTGCATGAATTGGCTTGACAAGCAAACCCCATCATCAGTCATATATATCGCCTTAGGAAGTATTTCCGTTCTATCACAAGGCGAGACTGAAGCAATAGCGTCGGTATTAGAGAAAGACACCCAAAGACACTTTTTATGGGTTAGAAAAGAAGCCGAAAATGGGTGGGGGAGGAAAATGGGAGAGTTACCAAATGAGTTTTCAGAGAAGACTAAAGATAGGGGTTTAATAGTGCCATGGTGTTGTCAAGAAAAAGTATTGATGCACCCATCTATAAACTGCTTTTTAACACATTGTGGTTGGAACTCGACATTAGAAGCTATAACCGGGGGTATACCGGTCATAGCGTACCCAGATTGGACCGACCAAGTGACAAATGCTAAGCTCCTGGTGGACGTGTTCAAGGTTGGTGTAAGGATGAGAAAGTGTGACAAAAATGGAGAACTTGAGAAAAAGGAGGTTGAGAGGTGTATTTTTGAGGTTACCCAAGGACCAAATGCTCTGTATATGAAGAATCAGGCTATCATGTGGAAAAAGGCGGCTAAAGATGCAATTTTTCCCAATGGCTCTTCTTATAAGATCATCGACAATTTTATCAATGAAATTAAAGGCAATGTTGCTTGA